In Chryseobacterium sp., the genomic window TCTACTGCTTTAAAATGGCTGTTATTCATGAAATAAAGATAGGAAGAATTTTTAAATTGGCGTAAATGAACAAATCTTTTTCTGTTTTCACAAATCGGGTCTGTCGCTACTCGTCGTAACTTTGCTGCATCAAAATCATTTTAGCAAAAATCCTTTAATTAATTTATGAATATGATATTTAACGCATGTAGATATCAATGCATCGCGTTGTGCTTATTATTGATCAGCAGTTTTTTACATGCACAGATGATCGACTACCAGCATCTCAGCCTGCAACAGGCTGTAGGAATTGGTCTCAAAAACAACAAGAACATTCAGATCAGCCATCTAAAACAGGAAATGTCCGTTACCAAAGAGAAAGATCTCAAAATGGAAAAATTACCGGACATTGAATTTCATACCAGCTATAATCAGGTGACCAATCTTTTTCAGCATCAGAACGGTGTGTTTAATAAAGCAACAAAGTATGATGCCATTAACGGAATGTATGATTTTACCCTGTCAGCATCCATTCCTGTCTATATGGGAGGAAAAATAAAAAATACGGAAAAAAAAGCGGCTATTGATACCGAAATTTCCGCTTTAAAAACACACCTGGATGAAAGACAGCTTACCATGGAGATCATTACCGCCTTTCTGCAGATCCATCATTTAAAGGAACAGCAAAGTCTTATCAACGATAAAATGAAAGAAGATTCGGTCAATATTAAACAGGTAAAAGCCCTTAAAGTCAACGGAGTGGTCACTGTGAATGAAGTATTGAGAACCTCTTTACAGCTTTCCAACCACAAGATGAGCTGGACCGAACTCGACAATGACATTCAGATCGCAGAACACCAACTGAAAACCATTCTCGCCCTTCCGGAAAGCCAGGAAATGCATGTGGATACGGAAGACCTGATATCAGATAAAGCATCTATCCCCTACATTGATGAATTGACAGAAACAGCTTTAACCAAAAATGAATCGGTTGAAATTGCCCATAAAAACCTTTCTCTGAAAGAATTGGATCAAAAGATCACCAAAGCGGATTACCTACCCAAAATTACAGCCGGCGGAGAATATTTTTTAAAGTACCCCAATATGATGTTCTTCCCTCCCGAACCCTATGCGTACCGTTTGGGAATGATTGGAATGAATCTGACCTATCCTATCGAAAATCTGTATAAAAACAAATACAGAATGCAGGAAGCCAGAGAGAATATTGATCTGGCCAAACTGCAGATTGAAGAAAATGAAGAGAAAATCAGACATCATGTGTATGAAGCGTACAAAAAATTTGAAGAAACTGATCAGAAGGTAAAAATCGCTGAAGAAGCCATTGACCAGGCCAAAGAAAACTACCGCATCGTCAGAACAAAATATGCCAATAAGCTGAGCTTGATTACTGAGCTTATTGATGCCGACAATACTTATCTGGAAGCCGAATCCAATCTTATTTCTGTAAAAATCAACCGACAACTAAAATACTATCAACTCCAATATACGATTGGAAACTTATAAAAACTATGGCAAAGAAAGAACTGACACAAAAGGAAAAAAGAATCAACAAGACAATTACTTTACTGGCCTGGATCCTGATCATCAGTGGAATTACGGGAATGGTAAGTTTTTATCTTTTTTCAAGAAAAAATGTAACGACCAACGATGCTCAGATCGAACAATATATCACCCCTGTATCCAGTAAGGTTTCAGGATTTATTAAAACCATACAATTCAATGAAAATCAATTTGTACACAAAGGAGATACATTGATTGTGATTGACAACAGAGAATTCGTCAACCAGGTTAAGGTAGCTGAAGCCAATCTTCATGCCAACACTGAAAGTATCACGACCATTCAAAGCGGGGTAAACACCAAAGAAAGTGACACCAAGATCATTGATGCCAAAATAGCTTCTGCCAGAATTGATATCTGGAGAACCGAACAGGATTATAAAAGATACAAAAACCTGCTGGATGAAGATGCTGCTACAGAACAGGAATTTGAAAATGTAAAAGCTTCTTACGAACAGGCTAAAGCCAATCTTATGGCTTTGGATCAGCAGAAAAATGCGGTCAGAGCCGGAGCTGATGAACAGCAGACAAAGGTAGCTCCCGCCAAAAGCCAGATCCAGCAGAGTGCTGCCAATCTGAACAATGCTAAGCTTTTCCTTTCGTACACAGTGATTACAGCTCCTTATGATGGATGGGTGGGAAAAAAAACAATTCAGGAAGGCCAGCTGATCAAGGAAGGCCAGGCTTTGGTGCAGATCGTAAGCAAAGAAAAATGGATCATCGCCAATTATAAGGAAACCCAGCTTGGACAGATTGATCAGAAGCAGGAAGTGATCATTACGGCTGATGCGTTCCCTGATATTGAATTTAAAGGAAAAATCGTTTCCGTTTCCCCTGCTTCAGGTTCACAGTTTTCATTGGTTAAACCAGATAATGCCACCGGAAATTTTGTAAAAATAGAGCAGCGATTTCCTGTAAAAATTATTCTTGACAACAATAAAGAGAATGAAAAGCTACTTTCCGGAATGAATGTTCTGGTGAGTGCGAAGAAGATATGAGTTTGAGTGTGGGAGGGTTTGAGAGTATTAGAGTATTAGAGTATTAGAGTATTAGAGTATTAGAGTACAAAATTATTGATTTGAAAACTACCTTAAAATCAATACTTTTCAGACTTTACAATTAAATTATTTTTTTAGCGAAAAGACAAGACTGCGAAATAGCGAATCTGCTAATTTTTTCTTATGCATATTTGCCATTTTACCTTTTACTTTTACACCTTGCTCTTTTGTCTTTTCGCATTTTTAAATTCAGACACAGCTGCGAATTTGCTCATCTGCCTTTTCAGCATTCTTCGTTTAATGCTTTCAAAAAATTATGCAACACAATACAGTTTATCATAAATGGGTACCACAATGGCTGAAACTGCCGCTTCTTATCCTGGCCCTGTTTCCCCATTTGATGTTGTTGTCGCTCTTACATTCCAACAGCGCCTTCACCTCTTCTTTTATGGATGTAGATTCAGACGACATCCAATACTTAATGATTTTGATGTATGGGACATTCGTGGTTACCCTTTTAGTTTTACAGCGGTTTATGGCGTATTTCAGCGTAAAATACTATGTTCTGCTGATGTCTTCAATTTCTGTGATCATTCTTTATGTCCTGTCGGTTACCAATGATTATCATGTCATTTTAGTGATCCGGTTTCTGGAAGGAATCTTTGGGCTGCTGGAGGGAGCCATTTTCCTTCCGCTCATCATCGCAGAATTAAAAACAAAACACGCTAAAGTGCTGGCTTACCTCTTTATGTATGCCATTATGCTGACAGGAGGAACAGTAACCACTTCCCTGTTAAAATCAAGTATTGAAAATTATGATTTCCAGCATATGGTTTTGATGATGGTGTACTTCCATGTTTTTGTTCTCATCATTGGAATAGCCATTTTTAATAAAAACAGATTTTTCCCTAAAAAACCTTTGTATCAGCTGGATATCCCAAGCTGGTTTCTGCTTTGGGTCTGTCTTCAATCCGGAAGCTATGCTATTATCTACGGAAAGAGACTGATGTGGTTTGAATCTGATACGATCATCCTGTGTCTTTTCATCTTTCTTCTTTCCGGAGGATTATTTATGCTTAAACAGAGAAATTCTAAGCGACCTCTTTTTCACTTTGAGGTTTTCAGCTCCAGAAATGTCATTGCAGGCATGATTCTGTTTTTCATTTTCTACCTGATCCGTTCAGGATTGAATAATGTATACAGTATAATGGCAACCGTATGGAAATGGCCATGGGATTATATTGTCAATATTCAGTACTGGAATGTTGCAGGAACTTTAATGGGAGTATTTCTATCAGGGATCTGCCTGATGCGGGGCGTTTCATCCAGAATCGTCTTCTTTACCGGGTTTATGTTACTGGCAGCAGACTGTGCCTGGTTTACCTATACTTTTTACCCCGACACGACGCTTTCTACGATCTGTCCGCCTTTATTTCTGCAGGGAGTGGCACAAGGCTTACTATTTACACCACTGGTTTTCTTTCTCATCTCAGGAATGCCGGAAGAGTATGTAGCGAATGCAACAGCCTTAGGAACCACCACAAGATTCTGGACTACAGCGATTGGGTATGCTTTAATGCAGAATTTAATATTATTTTTAACGCTGAAGCACTCAGATACACTCAGTGCAAACTTTACCGACACCAATCCTGTTTTTTACAGCCAGTGGAATCAGCTTTTCGGATCTCATATGGCCAAACTCCCGGTGAATGAGTCTTTGTCTATGACTGCAGGTGCTTTTAAAGCGAAAATCACGGCGCAGTCTATTCTCCTTTCCAATATGGAAATTTTTACAGGATTGTTCTGGCTAGCGTTAATTACAGCACTTTTATTACTCCTTTACCATCCGGTAAAAATAGCGGTCAGAAATATTATGTAGTATGATAAGAAATGAAGCTGGAGGCTGGAAGATCGAAGTTTTTGGATATTCTGAAGGATTGAACTGCTATTCTATTTTAATCCAGGCTATTTAAAATCAATAACTTTTGATTATCAATATACAAATAGTACTTCCCGCTTCCTAGTTTTCTCTCTGCCTTTTAATCTCAAAGCTGGCTGCCACTGATGAGCCAACTGATCGTACTCCCGGCAGACAGCTTCCTGCTTCCATCAATCCTTCAACTTTGGCCGGCTTATTGTTGACTTTTTCAACAGCAATATCAAACCCGTATCCAAGTTTAATCAAAAAGCTTTCGCATGGACATTAAAAAAATTTTACAGGATCAAAGAGATTTTTTTAAGACACAGCAGACCAAAAATCTGGCTTTTAGAAAAATGTATCTTGAAAAACTCCGAAATCTGATCATCAGCAATGAAAATATGCTGTATGAAGCCATTACCAAAGATTTTGGAAAGTCTAAATTTGATACCTTCACCACAGAATTATCCTTCATTCTGAATGATATTGATTATTACCTTAAAAATTTAAAATCGCTTTCCAAGCCCAAAAAAGTACGTACGAATCTGGTCAATCAGCTTGGCAACAGCAAAGTTCACTTAGAGCCGTTGGGCTGCGTTCTGGTAATCGGAGCCTGGAATTATCCTTATCAGCTATCACTTTCTCCTATTGTTGCGGCAATGGCTTCCGGAAACTGCTGTATTCTTAAGCCCAGTGAAATCGCAGAAAATACGATGAAGGCTATGGCATCGATCATTAATGAAAATTTTCCACCTGAATATCTATACGTGTATGAAGGAGGTATTGATGAAACCACTGCGCTTTTGAAGCTAAAATTTGACAAGATATTTTTTACAGGAAGTACAAAAGTCGGAAAAATTGTTTACAAAGCAGCAGCCGAGCATCTTACCCCTGTAACCCTTGAACTGGGTGGAAAGTCTCCGGCTATCGTGACCAAAAATGCCAATCTCGAAATAACGGCTAAAAGAATTGTCTGGGGAAAGTTTTTAAATGCCGGGCAAACCTGCGTGGCGCCGGATTATCTGCTGGTGGAAGAAACCGTTCAGGAACAGTTTCTGGAAATGCTCAGGAAATACATCAAAGAATTCAGATACGATCCGGATTCTGAACAGTACACAAGAATTATTAACCAAAGAAATTTTCAGCGCCTTATACGTCTTATTGATCAAGAAAAGCTCTATTCCGGAGGAAATTTCATTGAAGAAAAACTGTACATAGAACCTACAATTTTGAATCATATAGACTGGAATGACGAAATCATGCAGGAAGAAATCTTCGGTCCGCTCCTGCCTGTCATCAGCTTTCAGAGTTACAATGCCGCACTCAATGCTATTGCAGAACTTGAAAAACCGCTGGCGGCTTATCTTTTCACTAATAATTCAGAAGAAAAAGAGAGCTTTACCCGAAAACTGTCTTTCGGAGGTGGCTGCATCAATGATACGGTAATGCATTTGAGCAATGACAACCTGCCGTTTGGAGGAGTTGGAAACTCGGGGATTGGAAATTACCATGGTAAATATGGTTTTGAAACCTTCTCGCATCAAAAATCGGTTCTTGAAAAAGCCACCTGGGGTGAACCCAATATAAAATATCCGCCTTATTCTGAGAAAAAACTAAGCTGGGTAAAGAAATTAATGTAATTAAATCCCAAAGTAGAGAATTTTTAAAATAATATTGTAATTTTAGATCTGTTAACCAACAAATAAAACATTATGAAAAATTTAAAAAAATTATCTCGTGAAAGATTAAGTTCAATTTCAGGAGGGAAATCATGTGCTTCTTCTTGTTCTGATGGATCAATAGTATATGTTAGTTCATGCAGTTCTTGTATCAGTTATTCTGGAGGTGCTGCATGTTATGATGCTAATGGAAGAGGAGCAATACACGTAGAATTATGTGCAAGCAATTAATAAAAAAAACAAACCCCTCTCAAATTTTGAAAGGGGTTGATATTTTAACTGGGTTTCCATTTTTCTAAAAACTCTTTTACTTTTTCAAAACTATAGCCTTTTCCATCTTCAAGAACTTCACTCTGCTGAACTTGAATTTTTTTGCCATTTTTATCTAAAATAATAAAAAACGGGTATGCTTGTCTTTCATTAATATTAATGTATTTAGAAAAAACTTTCTTATTCTCGTTATCAGGAGAAAAGTTCAGGTGATAGTAGACGTAATTCTTATCTACAATTTCCTTCAGTTCAGGAGTTGTCTGTACAAAATTATTAAAACGGAGACACCAGATACACCAGTTTCCTCCAGCCTGGATCATAATGTTTTTACCTTCTTTTTTAGCCTGGGCAACCAATTTATTAATATCTGCTACAGCATCCGCCTTCGGATCATACGGTTTAGGAAGCTTGGCTTTTTCTTCACCAGCTTTTTTCTTAGCTTCTAATTCTTTATAATCTGCCGGAACGATAAGTGCCGTTTTTTGCTTCCCCCCATCAGGTACGCTTTTTACATCCTTTTGTGCAAAGGCAAGAGTACTTAACCCCAGAAAAGCTATTAATGTCAATTTTTTCATAATATAAAAATAAAAAAATAATACTTATCCCCCTACAAAAATAGAACCATAATTTTATTATCACTAAATTTGCGTGTTTTATGAATTTCCTAATCAAAATATTATACTTCATTTCCAAACTTCCGCTTAAGGTATTGTATATTTTTTCGGACGTTATTTTTTTTCTTAACTATTATTTAGTAGGCTATAGAAAGAAAGTCATTACCCAAAATCTAAGAAATTCCTTTCCCGGTAAATCCGAAGAGGAGATCAACAGGATAAGAAAGATGTTTTACCGTAATTTCTCGGATTACCTGGTAGAAACGATAAAGTCTTTCAGCATATCCGAAACGGAATCACGGGTAAGAATGCAGCACATTAATCAGGATCTGTTTCACGAGGTCCAAAAGGAAGGTAAGAATATCATTCTGCTTGCCGGACATGTTTTTAACTGGGAATGGATCAATGCTTTGGCAAGGATTGTTCCCCAGAAACATTGCCATCCGGTGTATCGAAAAGTCAACAGTGATTTCTGGGAAAACCAGATGAAGAAGGTCCGTAATAAATTCGGGAATGAGGCACTGGAAGCCAATGAAGTGATTCTTAATATTTTCAGGAACAAAAATGACGGTGATTCTATTTATATGTTTGTTGCAGATCAGACCCCGCATTTTTCTCATGTCAATTACGGATTAGAATTTCTCAATCAGAGAACTCCTGTTTTCATAGGCTATGATAAGCTGGCAACAAGAATGGATCTTGCTTTCATCTACTGTGAAATGAAGAAAGTAAAGCGCGGATATTACCAGGTCAATTATTACAGAATATATCCGGACAACGAAAAGTTTGTAGAATATGAAGTGGTAAAAAAGTTCCATATGTTGTTGGAAAACACGTTACACAAACATCCGGATAATTATCTGTGGTCACACAGAAAATGGAAATACCAGGATTCTATCAAAACTTTTGATTCTGAATAAAAATAGACTTACATGCAGAAAAAACTGGCAGTTGCGATCTTAAACTGGAACGGTAAAAACTGGCTTGAGAAATTTCTTCCAAGTGTGGTTCAATTTTCTCAAAATGCAGAGATTTACATCATTGATAACCTTTCAACTGATGATTCTATAGAGTTTTTAAACGCTCATTTTCCAACGGTAAAAGTAATTGAAAATCATAAAAATTATGGGTTTGCCGGAGGTTACAATGAAGGTCTAAAAGAAATTAACAATGAATATTACTGTCTTCTCAATTCTGATGTAGAAGTGACTGAAAACTGGATAGAGCCGGTTTTAGAAATTCTGGAAAAGAATACGGATATTTCAGCAGTACAGCCTAAAATTTTATCTTATCAGCATAAAAATCAATTCGAATTTGCAGGTGCCGGCGGCGGGCTGATTGACAATCTGGGCTATCCTTACTGCAGAGGAAGAGTTTTTGACGATCTGGAAGAGGATAAAGGACAATATGACGATGAGACAGAGATTTTCTGGGCCTCCGGATGTTGCTTTTTTATCCGTTCAAAAGATTTTTGGGACCAAAATGGTTTTGATGCAAGATTCTTTGCGCACCAGGAAGAAATTGATCTTTGCTGGAGACTGATCAATTCAGGAAAAAAGATTTTTTACACAGGAAAATCAAAAGTATATCATGTAGGCGGCGGAACATTAAACAAGCAAAGTGCCCAAAAAACCTATCTGAATATCAGGAACAACCTGTCCATGATGCTTAAAAACCTTCCTTTTCCAAGGTTAATAGGACTTATATTCTTCAGGCTTTGTTTAGATGGAGTGGCGGGAATTTATTTTGGATTAAAACAGGGTTTTCCTCATCTCTGGGCAGTGGTAAGGGCCCATTTCGGATTCTATGCACAGCTTCCGGGGACATGGAAACTCCGTCAACCATATCAGAAAGACCGATTTTACCAGTCTAAATGGTTAATTTTTAAACATTTTTTAGGAGGTAAGAACCAGTTGTAGCAGTAGGAATTAAGGAAATAAATACAAATTTTTGTGATGCCAATGGCTCATTGATCTGAAAAATTTATAATTTTAAACAACTTTGGCCCTTGAACTCTAAATCTTGAATCAGCAACTAACAACCAGCAACTAGCCACAATATAACAATTAACATACAATTTAACAATGGATTTCTGCGCAATAGATTTTGAAACAGCAACTCACGAAAAAAGTTCAGCTTGTGAGATGGGGATCTGTGTGGTACAGAATTCTACAATTGTAGAAACCAAAACCTGGCTGATCAAACCGCCCAGCTTTCCATATTTTAATAAATTCAATGTTGCAGTACACGGAATACAGCCGGAAGATGTAAAAGATGCACCCACATTTGATGAAATCTGGTATGAAGCAGAAGAATTAATGTACGGAACATTGATGATTGCCCATAACGCCAGTTTCGATGCAGGTGTGTTAAGAGGATGCCTTGAACATTATGGAATGTTTACTCCAAAACTAAATTATCTGTGCAGTATACAGCTGGCTAAAAAATCATGGAACTACCTTCCAAAATATGGATTGAAACCTCTCTCAGAATATCATCAGATCAGTCTAAATCACCACCGGGCCGGGGATGATGCCGAAGCCTGTGCCAAGATCTCTTTATTGGCTTTTGAAAAATTATTTCTTACCAGCAATGATGAAATCCACGAGCACATGAAAGCAAAAATTAAAAAGCTTTAAGAAGAAATACAAATGACCGGGAAACTCCCTTATAATCGATCCGAGAGCGACTGTATTTTCCCTAAAGCTTTTGCGATGACCAGTAGATTTTGCACTTCTTACTTTCTTTAATATAATGATTAATTGCTTAACACTTCCGACAGCAGATTAAATTTTGGGATATCAATATCAAACGTTTCCTGTGTCTCCAAGTTTTTAACCAGGTATTTTCCGCTCATATTCCCTACTCCGGACCGAAGCATTACATTTGAAAAATAAGCAAAATTATCGCCTGTTCCTATTTCCGGAGTCAAACCGATTACTCCGTCGCCTATAATCTCAGTATATCCAAATCCGACATCAAAAATTAACCATTTTCTTTTAAGTACTTTGATAGGAAAGCTTCCGTCATTTTCTATGGTTATATTATACTTAAAAACATAACGGTTTTCGGATGGAAAACTATTCTTAATATCATATTCAGGAATGACTGAAACTTTGATATTGGAAGTCATTTTTGAAAACATCATCGTAGTATTTTCTTAATAAATACAAAAATCTCGCCCTTTTTAAGGCGAGATTCTATATTTATATTATAATTTTATTAAAATTTATAATCCAAGGCCTTTTCTTTCGTCACCTCCCATCAATATTTCAACAGGATTGTCGATACCTTCTTTTACGGCTACAAGGAATCCTACAGATTCTTTTCCGTCAATAATTCTGTGGTCATAAGACATCGCTACGTACATCATTGGTCTGATAACTACTTGTCCGTCCACAGCAACCGGTCTTTGAATGATATTGTGCATTCCTAAAATTGCAGATTGTGGAGGGTTGATGATAGGTGTAGACATCATAGATCCGAATGTACCACCATTTGTAATCGTGAAAGTACCACCAGTCATTTCGTCAACAGTGATTTTACCGTCTCTTACTTTTGTGGCAAGATCTTTAATGTTAGCCTCTACTCCGCTGAAAGACATGTTTTCTGCATTTCTCAATACAGGAACCATTAATCCTTTAGGACCTGAAACAGCAATAGAGATATCACAGAAATCATAGTTTACTTTGAAGTCTCCGTCAATAGATGCATTTACATCCGGATACATCTGTAATGCTCTTGTCACAGCTTTTGTAAAGAAAGACATGAAACCAAGTCCAACTCCGTGTTTTTGAGCAAATTCTTCTTTATATTGTTTTCTTAATCTGAAGATTTCAGACATGTCTACTTCATTGAAGGTAGTTAACATAGCTGTTTCATTCTTTACAGAAACCAATCTTGAAGCGATTTTTCTTCTAAGAACAGAAAGTTTTGTCGTTGTCGTCGTTCTTGCTCCTGTAGTAGTGAAAGGGTTTCCTCCCAATGCAGGAACAGCAGCTAGTTCAGCATCAGTTTTAGTGATTCTTCCATCTCTTCCGCTTCCTGAAACCTGTCCTGCATCAATACCCTTCTCATCAAGAATTTTTTTAGCGGCAGGAGACGGAGCTCCGGTTGCGTAAGTTTGTGTAGCTGATGCCGGAGTTGCCGGCTTTGGAGCTTCCTGTTTTGCTGGTTCAGCAGCTTTTGGAGCTTCTTCTTGCTTTGGAGCTTCAGCAGCAGGTGCACTACCTTCTGGTTTAGCCGCATCCATATCAATTAAACAAACTACCTGACCTACTTGTACCACCTCACCTTCTTCTGCTTTCAAAGTAATAACACCACTTTGTTCTGCCGGCAATTCAAGAGTTGCTTTGTCTGAGTCTACTTCAGCGATAGGTTGATCTTTTTCTACATAATCACCATCTTTTACAAGCCAAGTTGCAATTTCAACTTCTGTAATTGATTCGCCCGGTGAAGGAACTTTCATTTCTAAAACTGACATATCGAGTATTTTTTATTTTTTAATTGATTATTATTTAATTACGCTGTAACGGGTCTTTTTGCAGGGGCATCGTCTCTATCAAAAACTCTGTTGATCACTGCATTTTGGTTTTTCTCAAACATTTTGTGGCTACCTGGAGCCGGAGCACCGCTTGGTACAGGAGCAACCACCTGGATTCCCGTATCTCTGAAATTTCTTAAGATATAAGACCAAGCTCCCATGTTTTCAGGTTCTTCCTGAGCCCACACCAATTGGGTTCTGTTTTCATATTTACTGAAGATCGCTTCAATAGCATCTGCCTGAAGCGGATATAACTGTTCAAATCTTACCAATGCAATATTCTCACAGTTTAATTCTTCTTTCTTCGCTAATAACTCGAAGTACAGTTTACCTGAACAAAGAACTAATTTTTCTACTTTTTTAGGATCTGCTGCAGGGTCATCCAAGATCGGTTGGAACGAACCGTTTGCGAAATCTTCAAGGGGAGATACCACTTTAGGGTGTCTCAATAAAGATTTAGGGCTCATTACGATCAATGGCTTTCTGAATGCCCACTTCAGCTGTCTTCTCAGCAAGTGGAAATAGTTGGCAGGTGAAGTAATATTAGCAACTACCATATTTTCATTCGCACACAGTGTTAAGAATCTTTCCAATCTTGCTGAAGAGTGTTCTGCACCCTGGCCTTCTGAACCGTGAGGCAATAGCATTACTAACCCGTCCTGGATTTTCCATTTTTCTTCTGCAGCGG contains:
- the odhB gene encoding 2-oxoglutarate dehydrogenase complex dihydrolipoyllysine-residue succinyltransferase, whose product is MSVLEMKVPSPGESITEVEIATWLVKDGDYVEKDQPIAEVDSDKATLELPAEQSGVITLKAEEGEVVQVGQVVCLIDMDAAKPEGSAPAAEAPKQEEAPKAAEPAKQEAPKPATPASATQTYATGAPSPAAKKILDEKGIDAGQVSGSGRDGRITKTDAELAAVPALGGNPFTTTGARTTTTTKLSVLRRKIASRLVSVKNETAMLTTFNEVDMSEIFRLRKQYKEEFAQKHGVGLGFMSFFTKAVTRALQMYPDVNASIDGDFKVNYDFCDISIAVSGPKGLMVPVLRNAENMSFSGVEANIKDLATKVRDGKITVDEMTGGTFTITNGGTFGSMMSTPIINPPQSAILGMHNIIQRPVAVDGQVVIRPMMYVAMSYDHRIIDGKESVGFLVAVKEGIDNPVEILMGGDERKGLGL